From Candidatus Omnitrophota bacterium, one genomic window encodes:
- a CDS encoding exosortase system-associated protein, TIGR04073 family, producing the protein MRKSVKVMLVLFVIVALVGMATQCYAQDPAKKLGRGLANILTGWVELPKNIYDTSVEENVLSGLTMGLAKGVGMTIVRTGAGVYETVTFPFPIPEDYQPVLEPEFVFSE; encoded by the coding sequence ATGCGTAAATCAGTAAAAGTTATGTTGGTTCTGTTCGTTATAGTGGCGTTGGTGGGTATGGCGACACAGTGTTATGCACAGGATCCGGCTAAGAAGCTGGGCAGAGGGCTCGCGAATATACTTACCGGATGGGTTGAATTGCCGAAAAATATCTACGATACAAGCGTAGAAGAGAACGTGCTTTCCGGGCTCACCATGGGTCTGGCTAAGGGTGTGGGCATGACCATTGTGAGGACAGGCGCGGGCGTGTATGAAACAGTTACATTCCCATTCCCGATACCGGAAGATTACCAGCCGGTTCTTGAGCCAGAGTTCGTATTCAGTGAATAA
- a CDS encoding histidine triad nucleotide-binding protein, which translates to MDGCIFCKISSGEIKVDMLYEDDSIVAFRDIDPQAPQHILVIPKEHIPTLDDVSPEDAGLLGHMLLKARDIASKLGMDKGYRIVVNCNSDGGQEVFHIHVHLLGGRQMKWPPG; encoded by the coding sequence TTGGACGGATGTATATTCTGTAAAATATCCTCGGGTGAGATAAAGGTCGACATGCTGTACGAGGATGATAGCATAGTGGCCTTCAGGGATATTGATCCCCAGGCGCCACAGCATATACTTGTCATACCGAAAGAACATATACCTACGCTTGATGATGTCTCGCCTGAAGATGCCGGGCTCTTGGGCCATATGCTTCTCAAGGCCAGGGACATAGCTTCGAAGCTGGGTATGGACAAAGGGTACCGGATAGTGGTCAACTGTAATAGTGACGGTGGGCAGGAAGTGTTCCATATCCACGTGCATCTCCTGGGTGGCAGGCAGATGAAATGGCCCCCTGGATGA
- a CDS encoding PilZ domain-containing protein — translation MGWQGINQRQFPRISCKCHLNLICGGEEKEIEAYTENIGKGGVCVVLEEDLGLFKAVSVRMMVPGQKNGLNCRGEVVWVVKKRPVNVKNKVLFDTGIEFRDMTDEDSAFIEQILNNIIPNVS, via the coding sequence ATGGGTTGGCAGGGCATAAACCAGAGACAATTCCCCCGGATATCTTGTAAGTGTCATTTGAACCTGATCTGTGGCGGGGAAGAAAAAGAGATAGAGGCTTATACCGAAAATATAGGCAAGGGCGGGGTTTGCGTGGTACTTGAGGAGGATCTGGGGCTTTTTAAGGCCGTATCTGTACGTATGATGGTCCCGGGGCAAAAAAATGGCCTGAATTGCCGTGGAGAAGTTGTCTGGGTGGTCAAAAAACGCCCGGTCAACGTAAAGAACAAGGTCCTGTTCGACACGGGTATAGAGTTCAGGGACATGACGGATGAGGATAGCGCCTTTATTGAGCAAATACTTAATAATATCATTCCTAATGTATCTTGA
- a CDS encoding DUF523 domain-containing protein yields the protein MINNTPSILVSACLTGRPCAYDGKARRDEGVIRLCERYGHVAICPEMMGGLPCPRERNEIQEGSGSEVVKGKARVTSSSGKDNTSCFMKGAKLALRRALAGAIKIAILKQHSPSCSNNVIHDGTFSGRMINGKGVTAALLVDNGIKVFNEDEVLEAERCLSAGG from the coding sequence ATGATAAATAATACCCCAAGTATACTGGTAAGCGCGTGTCTTACAGGCAGGCCATGTGCCTACGATGGTAAGGCGCGTAGGGATGAAGGTGTTATCCGTCTCTGTGAACGCTACGGACATGTGGCCATTTGTCCGGAAATGATGGGCGGGCTTCCCTGTCCGCGTGAACGTAATGAGATACAAGAGGGAAGCGGCTCCGAAGTCGTTAAGGGCAAGGCCAGGGTAACGTCATCATCCGGCAAGGACAATACATCCTGTTTCATGAAAGGGGCGAAGCTGGCACTTCGGAGGGCTTTGGCCGGGGCCATAAAGATCGCCATTCTTAAACAGCATAGCCCATCCTGTTCGAATAACGTGATACATGACGGGACTTTCTCCGGGCGAATGATCAACGGTAAAGGTGTGACCGCGGCACTACTGGTTGATAATGGAATTAAAGTGTTCAATGAGGACGAGGTGCTGGAAGCGGAACGCTGCCTTTCTGCCGGCGGTTAA
- a CDS encoding PilZ domain-containing protein, which translates to MGEKRKFLRFDVLVNAICRKSGQEKKLEVNNFSREGLGVLSSESLQEGENLDIELMIPGDNVPIMLQGEVAWACGPAGDGNQHRGGVRFKSISNNDRSKILEYIYRKWIQPAKA; encoded by the coding sequence ATGGGCGAGAAAAGGAAATTCTTGCGGTTTGATGTTCTTGTCAACGCGATATGTCGTAAAAGCGGACAGGAAAAAAAGCTGGAAGTCAATAATTTCAGTCGGGAAGGACTGGGTGTTTTAAGCAGTGAATCCCTGCAAGAAGGCGAGAACCTGGATATTGAGCTCATGATACCGGGGGATAATGTGCCTATAATGTTACAAGGAGAAGTGGCGTGGGCTTGCGGACCGGCCGGAGATGGTAACCAGCATCGCGGCGGGGTCAGGTTCAAGAGTATCAGCAACAACGACAGGAGCAAGATACTTGAGTATATATACCGCAAGTGGATACAACCCGCGAAGGCGTGA